The Penaeus vannamei isolate JL-2024 chromosome 39, ASM4276789v1, whole genome shotgun sequence genome window below encodes:
- the LOC138859951 gene encoding uncharacterized protein: MPPPPPPPLLLATRTPAFTSICEAQRRLDETRPGVHSPIPASDPALASPVTRPQSFRPSDPVTRPPTPLAAPSHARRPSNPVTCPPRRTPTPLATPSHARRPSSPVTRPPTHLATRPPSFQPRRHAPNFTRPDIHVRITPDTSANFPCTAAPSSPRPGLPSPPLATPSLNATVRAFRRACT; this comes from the exons atgcctccgccgccgccgccgccgttgcTATTGGCAACGAGGACGCCAGCTTTCACTTCCATTTGCGAGGCTCAGCGGAGACTAGATGAAACACGCCCCGGagtgca CAGCCCAATCCCTGCCTCAGACCCCGCCCTTGCCAGCCCAGTCACACGCCCACAGTCCTTCCGTCCTTCCGACCCCGtcacacgcccgcccacgcccctcgCCGCCCCGTCGCACGCCCGCCGTCCTTCCAACCCCGTCACATGCCCGCCCCgtcgcacgcccacgcccctcgCCACCCCGTCGCACGCCCGCCGTCCTTCCAGCCCCGTCACACGCCCGCCCACGCACCTCGCCACCCGCCCGCCGTCCTTCCAGCCTCGTCGCCACGCCCCCAATTTTACCCGTCCCGATATCCACGTTCGGATCACGCCCGATACATCAGCAAACTTTCCTTGCACCGCAGCGCCCTCCAGCCCACGCCCGGGCCTGCCATCGCCGCCGCTCGCAACACCAAGCCTGAATGCCACAGTCAGGGCATTCAGACGAGCGTGCAcatag